One region of Vitis vinifera cultivar Pinot Noir 40024 chromosome 1, ASM3070453v1 genomic DNA includes:
- the LOC100259600 gene encoding receptor-like protein EIX2, whose protein sequence is MSSLKQLRLRGNMLTGNIPRQLCWLSGLCILDLALNNLSASIPPCLGHLSALNSATLLDTFPDDLYYGYYWEEMNLVVKGKEMEFQRILSIVKLIDLSSNNLWGEIPHGFTNLSTLGTLNLSRNQLNGTIPENIGAMQGLETLDLSRNRLSGPIPPSMASITLLSHLNLSHNLLSGPIPTTNQFQTFNDPSMYEGNLGLCGLPLSTQCSTPNEDQKDEEDEKEGDEDGWEMSWFFTSMGLGFPVGFWAVCGTLALKKPSRHAYFRFVGEGKDRMYVFIAVSVTHFKRKMNRNGGAHG, encoded by the coding sequence ATGTCATCACTGAAGCAGCTACGCCTACGAGGCAACATGTTGACAGGAAATATTCCTCGACAGCTATGTTGGCTTTCTGGTCTCTGCATTTTGGACCTTGCACTTAATAATCTATCAGCATCCATCCCTCCATGCTTAGGCCATTTGAGTGCTTTAAATTCTGCGACCTTGTTGGATACTTTTCCAGATGACCTGTATTATGGTTATTACTGGGAGGAAATGAACCTAGTtgttaaaggaaaagaaatggaatTCCAGAGGATACTTTCAATTGTGAAGTTGATAGACCTTTCTAGTAATAACTTATGGGGAGAGATCCCACATGGGTTTACAAATCTCTCAACCTTGGGTACCTTGAATTTGTCCCGGAACCAATTGAATGGAACGATACCTGAGAATATCGGAGCCATGCAAGGGTTAGAAACTCTGGACCTCTCGCGTAACCGCCTCTCAGGCCCAATTCCTCCGAGCATGGCTTCTATAACCTTACTGAGCCATTTGAACCTGTCGCATAACCTCCTATCTGGACCCATTCCAACAACTAACCAGTTCCAGACATTCAATGATCCATCCATGTACGAGGGTAACCTAGGACTTTGTGGGCTTCCATTGTCAACCCAGTGCTCCACTCCTAATGAAGATCAAAAAGATGAGGAAGATGAAAAGGAAGGTGATGAAGATGGGTGGGAAATGTCATGGTTCTTCACAAGCATGGGATTGGGCTTCCCGGTGGGATTTTGGGCTGTATGTGGCACTCTGGCTCTAAAGAAGCCTTCGAGGCATGCTTATTTTCGGTTTGTTGGTGAAGGGAAAGATAGGATGTATGTCTTTATTGCAGTGAGTGTGACTCATTTCAAAAGGAAGATGAATAGAAATGGTGGAGCTCATGGTTGA
- the LOC132252538 gene encoding receptor-like protein EIX1: protein MASRKTFLLFLSLLLLPLILECFLLEALVINSSDGDINTRAVCTEMERKALLKFTGGLEDPSGRLSSWVGGDCCKWQGVDCSNGTGHVIKLDLRNPYQSNSTLDYEADEAAFHLSSLVGQISHSLLDLKYLNYLDLSSNDFQGNPIPNFFGSFERLSYLNLSQAAFSGMIPPHLGNLSNLRQLDISASPFDESSWVSDLNWLSGLSSLKYLNLGLVNLNKAQTNWLEAVNMFPSLLELHLPGCELNNFPQSLSFVNFTSLSVLNLDDNNFEASIPGCLFNASTLVELRLGSAQIKGPIPYDAWGNLCSLEVLDLSGNDISDAGIEFVDSLSTCSNSSLKELFLGQNQFNGHFPDSFGYLKNLRLIDVFDNRLSGQIPNSLGHLKNIRSINLSKNELSGPIPDSIGNLGNLRSLLLSDNAISGSIPPSIGKLLFLEELDLSHNGMNGTIPESIGQLKELLALTLDWNSWKGTVSEIHFMGLMKLEYFSSYLSPATNNSLVFDITSDWIPPFSLKLIRIGNCILSQTFPAWLGTQKELSHIILRNVGTEIFGSGAKATHSGLPRIRTQD, encoded by the coding sequence ATGGCGAGCAGGAAAACCTTCCTCCTATTTCTTAGCCTTCTTTTGCTTCCTTTAATTCTCGAATGTTTCTTACTTGAAGCCCTTGTGATCAATTCTTCTGATGGTGATATTAACACGCGTGCGGTTTGCACTGAGATGGAGCGGAAAGCTCTTCTTAAATTTACAGGTGGTCTGGAGGATCCTTCAGGTAGGCTTTCTTCTTGGGTTGGTGGAGATTGTTGTAAATGGCAAGGCGTGGATTGCAGTAATGGGACAGGACATGTTATAAAGCTAGACCTCAGAAACCCTTATCAATCCAATTCAACACTTGATTATGAAGCAGATGAAGCAGCTTTTCACTTGTCAAGTTTAGTTGGCCAGATAAGTCATTCCTTACTTGACCTGAAATATTTGAATTACCTGGACTTGAGTTCCAATGATTTCCAAGGAAATCCAATTCCAAATTTCTTTGGCTCATTTGAGAGGTTGAGTTATCTCAATCTGTCTCAAGCAGCATTTAGTGGAATGATTCCCCCTCATCTCGGGAATTTGTCAAACTTGCGTCAGCTTGATATCTCTGCATCCCCATTTGATGAAAGTAGTTGGGTTTCTGATTTAAATTGGCTTTCTGGTCTCTCTTCcttaaaatatcttaatttgGGGCTTGTGAACCTTAACAAGGCACAGACTAATTGGCTGGAAGCTGTTAACATGTTTCCATCTCTGTTAGAACTGCATTTGCCTGGTTGTGAACTCAATAACTTTCCTCAATCTCtttcatttgttaattttactTCTCTTTCGGTCCTCAACCTTGATGACAACAATTTCGAGGCTTCCATTCCTGGCTGTCTTTTTAATGCCAGTACCCTTGTGGAACTGAGGCTCGGAAGTGCTCAAATTAAAGGCCCAATTCCTTATGATGCTTGGGGAAATCTCTGCAGCTTGGAAGTTTTGGATCTTTCAGGAAATGATATTAGTGATGCGGGAATTGAATTTGTAGACAGTTTATCTACATGCAGTAACAGTAGCTTGAAGGAATTGTTTTTGGGGCAAAATCAATTCAATGGCCATTTTCCTGATTCCTTTGGATATCTTAAGAATTTAAGATTGATAGATGTGTTTGATAATCGATTAAGTGGCCAGATTCCCAATTCATTAGGAcatcttaaaaatataagatcGATAAATTTGTCGAAAAATGAATTGAGTGGACCGATTCCTGATTCAATAGGAAACCTTGGCAACTTAAGATCTCTTCTTCTTAGTGACAATGCAATCTCGGGTTCAATTCCACCATCCATTGGAAAGCTGTTGTTCTTGGAGGAATTGGACCTCTCTCACAACGGAATGAATGGGACCATCCCAGAAAGTATAGGACAACTTAAAGAGCTCCTTGCCTTAACACTTGATTGGAATTCTTGGAAAGGGACGGTATCTGAAATTCACTTCATGGGTCTTATGAAACTGGAATATTTCTCCTCGTACTTATCACCTGCTACAAACAACTCTCTGGTTTTCGATATTACAAGTGACTGGATTCCTCCTTTCAGTCTCAAGCTTATCAGAATCGGCAACTGCATACTGTCTCAAACATTCCCTGCCTGGCTCGGAACTCAGAAGGAACTTTCCCATATAATCCTCCGTAATGTCGGGACCGAGATTTTTGGCTCTGGTGCCAAAGCGACCCAtagtggcctccccaggattcgaactcaagACTAA